AACGGCGCGTCCTTCAGGGTCTTGGCGACCAGTGCGCGCCAGTCGTCGGCGGTGACGGCGGGAAAGGCGGAAAGCGAAGCGGCGATATCGGTCATCGGGTGGTCATTGGGACCTGTCAGCGCCAGGCGTCAAGTTCACGCGGGGTCAGTCCAAGGCGGCGTCTTGCGCCCGTTGCGGCTTTGTGCGTACGCTGTAAAAATTAGCTCCCCCAGCTAGCTCGACACCACATACTCAGGAACGAATTTCATGGCCCTGCCCCCAGTCCTCGCTGAACGCCTCCGTATCCCGGTGATCGGTTCGCCGCTGTTCATCATCTCCGGGCCGGAACTGGTGATCGCCCAATGCAAGGCCGGCATCGTCGGGTCTTTCCCGGCGCTGAACGCCCGCCCGGCCAGCCAGCTCGACGAATGGCTGGCGCAGATCACCGAAGAGCTCGCCGACTGGGACCGTAAGAACCCGGACCGCCCCTCCGCGCCGTTCGCGATGAACCAGATCGTCCACAAGACCAACGACCGGCTCGAGCACGACGTCGAGATGGCCGTGAAGTACAAGGTGCCGGTGACCATCACCTCGCTGGGCGCGCGGGAGGACGTGAACCAGGCGATCCATTCCTACGGCGGCGTGGTCCTGCATGACGTGATCAACGACCGCTTCGCCCGCAAGGCGGTCGAGAAGGGCGCCGACGGCCTGATCCCGGTCGCGGCCGGCGCCGGCGGCCATGCCGGCCACCTGTCGCCCTTCGCCCTGATCCAAGAGCTGCGCGCCTGGTTCGACGGCCCGATCGCGCTTTCGGGCGCCATCGCCAACGGCGCGGCGATCCTGGGCGCCCAGGCCATGGGCGCGGACCTCGCCTATATCGGCTCGGCCTTCATCGCGACCAGGGAAGCCAACGCGGTCCAGGGCTACAAGGACATGATCGTCGCCTCGTCCGGCGAGGACATCGTCTACTCGAATCTCTTCACCGGCGTGCACGGCAACTACCTGCGCCCGTCGATCGAGGCCGCGGGGCTCGATCCGGACAACCTGCCGCAGTCCGATCCCTCGAAGATGAGCTTCGGTTCGGGCGGCAATCAGAAGGCCAAGGCCTGGAAGGACATCTGGGGCTGCGGCCAGGGCATCGGCGCGGTCAAG
This is a stretch of genomic DNA from Phenylobacterium koreense. It encodes these proteins:
- a CDS encoding NAD(P)H-dependent flavin oxidoreductase, coding for MALPPVLAERLRIPVIGSPLFIISGPELVIAQCKAGIVGSFPALNARPASQLDEWLAQITEELADWDRKNPDRPSAPFAMNQIVHKTNDRLEHDVEMAVKYKVPVTITSLGAREDVNQAIHSYGGVVLHDVINDRFARKAVEKGADGLIPVAAGAGGHAGHLSPFALIQELRAWFDGPIALSGAIANGAAILGAQAMGADLAYIGSAFIATREANAVQGYKDMIVASSGEDIVYSNLFTGVHGNYLRPSIEAAGLDPDNLPQSDPSKMSFGSGGNQKAKAWKDIWGCGQGIGAVKEVPSAGELIDRLAAEYEAAKASLAAKTALTRGSALAMAAE